In Streptomyces durocortorensis, a genomic segment contains:
- a CDS encoding polyprenyl synthetase family protein, with translation MSSTTGTRGESVTPANPAFDTVADTTDVTALLERGRALSAPVLRAAVDRLAPPMDTVAAYHFGWIDAEGRPSDGDGGKAVRPALALLSAEAAGAPAEAGVPGAVAVELVHNFSLLHDDLMDGDEQRRHRDTVWKVHGPAQAILVGDALFALAYDLLLELGTVEAGRAARRLTTATRKLIDGQAQDISYEHRERVTVEECLEMEGNKTGALLACAVSIGAVLGGADDRTADTLEAYGYHLGLAFQAVDDLLGIWGDPDSTGKQTWSDLRQRKKSLPVVAALAAGGEASERLGELLAADAKSSDFDSFSEEEFAARAALIEEAGGREWTAQEARRQHAVAVEALHAVDMPHRVREQLTALADFVVVRKR, from the coding sequence ATGAGCAGTACCACCGGAACAAGAGGAGAGTCAGTGACCCCGGCGAATCCGGCTTTCGACACCGTGGCCGACACCACGGATGTCACCGCGCTTCTGGAGCGCGGACGAGCCCTGTCAGCGCCGGTGCTGCGGGCTGCCGTGGACCGGCTCGCGCCGCCCATGGACACCGTCGCCGCCTACCACTTCGGCTGGATCGACGCCGAGGGACGCCCCTCGGACGGCGACGGCGGCAAGGCCGTGCGTCCCGCCCTCGCCCTGCTGTCCGCCGAAGCGGCGGGCGCCCCCGCCGAGGCCGGCGTCCCCGGCGCGGTGGCCGTCGAACTCGTGCACAACTTCTCGTTGCTGCACGACGACCTGATGGACGGCGACGAGCAGCGCCGCCACCGCGACACAGTGTGGAAGGTGCACGGCCCGGCCCAGGCGATCCTGGTCGGCGACGCGCTTTTCGCACTCGCCTACGACCTGCTGCTGGAGCTCGGCACGGTAGAGGCGGGCCGCGCGGCGCGGCGGCTGACCACCGCCACCCGCAAGCTCATCGACGGGCAGGCCCAGGACATCTCCTACGAGCACCGCGAGCGGGTCACCGTCGAGGAGTGCCTGGAGATGGAGGGCAACAAGACCGGCGCTCTGCTGGCCTGCGCGGTCTCCATCGGCGCGGTGCTCGGCGGGGCGGACGACCGCACAGCCGACACCCTGGAGGCGTACGGCTACCACCTCGGCCTCGCCTTCCAGGCCGTCGACGACCTGCTCGGCATCTGGGGCGACCCGGATTCGACGGGCAAGCAGACCTGGAGCGATCTGCGCCAGCGCAAGAAGTCCCTGCCCGTCGTCGCGGCGCTCGCCGCGGGCGGCGAGGCCTCCGAGCGGCTGGGCGAACTGCTTGCCGCCGACGCCAAGAGCAGCGACTTCGACAGCTTCTCCGAAGAGGAGTTCGCCGCCCGCGCGGCGCTCATCGAGGAGGCGGGCGGCCGTGAGTGGACCGCCCAGGAAGCCCGTCGTCAGCACGCGGTCGCCGTCGAGGCGCTGCATGCGGTCGACATGCCGCACCGGGTGCGGGAGCAGCTCACCGCGCTCGCGGACTTCGTGGTGGTACGCAAGAGATGA
- the shc gene encoding squalene--hopene cyclase — translation MTATTDGPTGAASLSALPAAHPADTTIAADDVLAAARRAAERSVEHLLGRQDEQGWWKGDLATNVTMDAEDLLLRQFLGIQDPGTTRAAALFIRGEQLGDGTWNTFYGGPADLSATIEAYVALRLAGDRPDEPHMARASGWIREQGGIAAARVFTRIWLALFGWWKWDDLPELPPELMFFPKWVPLNIYDFGCWARQTIVPLTIVSAKRPVRPAPFALDELHSDPARPNPPRKLAPAASWDGLFQRLDKGLHLYHKVAPRPLRRIAMNAAARWIIERQENDGCWGGIQPPAVYSIIALHLLGYDLDHPVMRAGLASLDRFAVHREDGARMVEACQSPVWDTCLATIALADAGLRPDHPALVKAADWMLDEEITRPGDWSVRKPELAPGGWAFEFHNDNYPDIDDTAEVVLALRRVRHPDPARLEAAIARGVRWNLGMQSRNGAWGAFDADNTSAFPNRLPFCDFGEVIDPPSADVTGHVVEMLAVEGLANHPRTRQGIEWLLAEQEACGAWFGRWGVNYVYGTGSVVPALTAAGLPAGHPAIRRAVDWLESVQNDDGGWGEDLRSYQEEKWIGHGESTASQTAWALLALLAAGRRDTPSVARGVTWLTEAQQADGSWDEPYFTGTGFPWDFSINYHLYRQVFPLTALGRYVHGDPFADRTDLGEGT, via the coding sequence ATGACAGCGACGACCGACGGACCGACCGGGGCCGCCAGCCTGTCGGCACTCCCGGCCGCCCATCCGGCCGACACGACCATCGCCGCGGACGACGTGCTCGCCGCCGCGCGGCGGGCAGCGGAACGCTCCGTGGAGCACCTGCTCGGCAGACAGGACGAGCAGGGCTGGTGGAAGGGGGACCTCGCCACCAACGTCACCATGGACGCCGAGGACCTGCTCCTGCGCCAGTTCCTCGGCATCCAGGACCCCGGGACCACCCGGGCGGCCGCCCTCTTCATCCGGGGCGAACAGCTCGGTGACGGCACCTGGAACACCTTCTACGGCGGCCCCGCCGACCTCTCCGCCACCATCGAGGCGTACGTCGCCCTCAGGCTGGCCGGGGACCGCCCCGACGAGCCGCACATGGCGCGCGCCTCCGGATGGATCAGGGAGCAGGGCGGCATCGCGGCCGCCCGGGTCTTCACCCGGATCTGGCTCGCCCTGTTCGGCTGGTGGAAGTGGGACGACCTCCCCGAACTCCCGCCCGAGCTCATGTTCTTCCCCAAGTGGGTCCCGCTCAACATCTACGACTTCGGCTGCTGGGCCCGCCAGACCATCGTTCCCCTGACCATCGTCTCCGCGAAGCGCCCGGTGCGGCCCGCCCCCTTCGCCCTGGACGAGCTGCACAGCGACCCCGCCCGGCCCAACCCGCCCAGGAAGCTCGCCCCGGCGGCCAGTTGGGACGGCCTCTTCCAGCGCCTCGACAAGGGGCTGCACCTCTACCACAAGGTCGCCCCCCGCCCGCTGCGCCGGATCGCGATGAACGCGGCGGCCCGCTGGATCATCGAGCGGCAGGAGAACGACGGCTGCTGGGGCGGGATTCAGCCACCGGCCGTCTACTCCATCATCGCCCTGCATCTGCTCGGCTACGACCTCGACCACCCGGTGATGCGGGCCGGACTGGCCTCGCTGGACCGGTTCGCCGTCCATCGCGAGGACGGGGCGCGGATGGTCGAGGCCTGCCAGTCGCCCGTCTGGGACACCTGTCTGGCCACCATCGCACTGGCCGACGCCGGACTGCGGCCCGACCACCCGGCCCTGGTGAAGGCCGCCGACTGGATGCTGGACGAGGAGATCACCCGGCCCGGCGACTGGTCGGTACGGAAACCCGAACTCGCCCCCGGGGGCTGGGCGTTCGAGTTCCACAACGACAACTACCCGGACATCGACGACACCGCCGAAGTCGTCCTGGCGCTGCGCCGGGTGCGCCACCCCGACCCGGCCCGGCTGGAGGCCGCCATCGCCCGCGGGGTCCGCTGGAACCTCGGGATGCAGTCCCGCAACGGGGCCTGGGGTGCGTTCGACGCGGACAACACCAGCGCCTTCCCCAACCGCCTGCCGTTCTGCGACTTCGGCGAGGTCATCGACCCGCCGTCGGCCGATGTCACCGGCCATGTCGTGGAGATGCTCGCCGTCGAGGGGCTCGCGAACCACCCCCGTACCCGGCAGGGCATCGAGTGGCTGCTGGCCGAACAGGAGGCGTGCGGGGCCTGGTTCGGCCGCTGGGGCGTCAACTACGTCTACGGCACGGGGTCGGTGGTGCCCGCCCTGACCGCCGCCGGGCTGCCCGCCGGGCACCCCGCGATCCGCCGGGCCGTCGACTGGCTGGAGTCCGTACAGAACGACGACGGCGGCTGGGGCGAGGACCTGCGCTCCTACCAGGAGGAGAAGTGGATCGGGCACGGTGAGTCCACCGCGTCCCAGACCGCCTGGGCGCTGCTCGCCCTGCTCGCCGCGGGCCGCCGCGACACCCCTTCGGTCGCCCGCGGGGTCACCTGGCTGACCGAGGCCCAGCAGGCCGACGGCTCCTGGGACGAGCCGTACTTCACCGGTACCGGCTTCCCCTGGGACTTCTCGATCAACTACCACCTCTACCGCCAGGTCTTCCCCCTCACCGCACTCGGGCGCTACGTCCACGGCGACCCGTTCGCCGACCGTACGGACCTGGGGGAGGGGACCTGA
- a CDS encoding phosphorylase family protein, which yields MGHPRGPGPPVPPLLVACALGIEQVALRSGRGAPGPVRVLRTGMGPRAAEAAVARLLGPGGVPDAAVIASGFCAGLAPGMHPGDLVVAEETRDADGSTPCTGTGVLVAALARAVPGRTVHTGPLTGSDHVVRGPERAALRAGGAIAVDMESAATLRTALCHGPRPVAAVRVVVDAPEHELVRIGTVRGGISAFRVLRAVLPAFYEWHRSLLLPRR from the coding sequence ATGGGCCATCCGCGCGGACCGGGACCCCCCGTTCCGCCGCTGCTGGTCGCGTGCGCGCTCGGCATCGAGCAGGTGGCCCTGCGCAGCGGCAGGGGCGCCCCGGGCCCGGTGCGGGTCCTGCGTACCGGAATGGGCCCCCGGGCCGCCGAGGCGGCCGTGGCGCGCCTCCTGGGGCCCGGCGGGGTCCCCGACGCCGCGGTCATCGCCTCCGGCTTCTGCGCCGGGCTCGCTCCCGGGATGCACCCCGGGGACCTAGTCGTCGCCGAGGAGACCCGGGACGCCGACGGCTCCACGCCCTGCACCGGGACGGGCGTCCTGGTCGCCGCGCTCGCCCGGGCGGTGCCGGGCCGCACCGTCCACACCGGCCCGCTCACCGGCTCCGACCACGTCGTACGAGGCCCCGAGCGGGCCGCGCTGCGGGCGGGCGGGGCGATCGCCGTGGACATGGAGTCCGCCGCGACACTGCGCACCGCCCTGTGCCACGGACCGCGCCCGGTTGCGGCCGTCCGGGTGGTCGTGGACGCTCCAGAGCATGAGCTCGTCCGCATCGGCACGGTACGCGGTGGAATATCAGCCTTCCGTGTTCTCCGTGCCGTCCTTCCGGCTTTCTATGAATGGCACCGATCTTTACTGCTCCCCAGGAGGTGA
- the hpnH gene encoding adenosyl-hopene transferase HpnH has protein sequence MAMPLRQSIKVATYLFEQKLRKREKFPLIVELEPLFACNLACEGCGKIQHPAGVLKQRMPVAQAVGAVLESGAPMVSIAGGEPLMHPQIDEIVRQLVAKKKYVFLCTNAMLMRKKLDKFTPSPYFAFAVHIDGLRERHDESVAKEGVFDEAVAAMKEAKRRGFRVTTNSTFFNTDTPQTIIEVLNYLNDDLHVDEMMISPAYAYEKAPDQEHFLGVDQTRELFKKAFAGGNRARWRLNHSPLFLDFLEGKADFPCTAWAIPNYSLFGWQRPCYLMSDGYVPTYRQLIEETDWDKYGRGKDPRCANCMAHCGYEPTAVLATMGSLKESLRAARETVSGSR, from the coding sequence ATGGCCATGCCGCTCCGTCAGTCCATCAAGGTTGCGACGTATCTCTTCGAACAGAAGCTCCGCAAGCGTGAGAAGTTCCCGCTGATCGTCGAGCTGGAGCCGTTGTTCGCCTGCAACCTCGCCTGCGAGGGCTGCGGGAAGATCCAGCACCCGGCCGGTGTCCTGAAGCAGCGCATGCCGGTCGCCCAGGCGGTCGGAGCGGTGCTCGAATCCGGCGCTCCCATGGTGTCCATCGCCGGTGGCGAACCCCTGATGCATCCGCAGATCGACGAGATCGTGCGCCAGCTCGTCGCGAAGAAGAAGTACGTCTTCCTGTGCACCAACGCGATGCTGATGCGGAAGAAGCTCGACAAGTTCACTCCGTCCCCGTACTTCGCGTTCGCCGTGCACATCGACGGACTGCGCGAGCGGCACGACGAATCCGTCGCCAAGGAAGGCGTCTTCGACGAGGCCGTCGCCGCGATGAAGGAGGCCAAGCGACGCGGCTTCCGCGTCACCACCAACTCCACCTTCTTCAATACGGACACCCCCCAGACCATCATCGAGGTCCTCAACTACCTCAACGACGACCTCCATGTCGACGAGATGATGATCTCGCCCGCCTACGCCTACGAGAAGGCGCCCGACCAGGAGCACTTCCTCGGCGTCGACCAGACCCGCGAGCTGTTCAAGAAGGCCTTCGCTGGCGGCAACCGGGCCCGCTGGCGGCTCAACCACTCGCCGCTCTTCCTGGACTTCCTCGAAGGCAAGGCGGACTTCCCCTGCACCGCCTGGGCGATCCCCAACTACTCGCTCTTCGGCTGGCAGCGCCCCTGCTACCTGATGAGCGACGGCTACGTACCGACGTACCGTCAGCTCATCGAGGAGACCGACTGGGACAAGTACGGCCGGGGCAAGGACCCGCGCTGTGCCAACTGCATGGCGCACTGCGGCTACGAACCCACGGCGGTGCTCGCCACCATGGGCTCTCTCAAGGAGTCCCTGCGTGCCGCACGGGAGACGGTCAGCGGGAGCCGGTGA
- a CDS encoding aspartate aminotransferase family protein → MTDGGPKGFDLARLLAERGAERYDLHARHLNHQLPRMLHTIGFDKVYERAEGAYFWDADGNDYLDMLAGFGVMGIGRHHPVVRQALHDVLDAQLADLTRFDCQPLPGLLAEKLLAHSPHLERVFFGSSGTEAVETALKFARYATGRPRILYCDHAFHGLTTGSLSVNGERGFRDGFAPLLPDTAIALGDLDALRRELKRGDVAALVIEPIQGKGVHAAPPGFLRQAQELLHRHKALLIADEVQTGLGRTGDFYAYQHEDGVEPDLVCVAKALSGGYVPVGGTLGKDWIFRKVYSSMDRVLVHSASFGSNAQAMAAGLAVLTVMEDEETVANARRTGDLLRERLAALVDRYELLHEVRGRGLMIGIEFGRPASLKLRSRWTMLQAARRGLFAQMVVVPLLQKHRILTQVSGDHLEVIKLIPPLIIGDAEVDRFVAAFTAVMDEAHSGGGLMWDFGRTLVKQAVANR, encoded by the coding sequence ATGACGGACGGCGGACCCAAGGGCTTCGACCTGGCGCGGCTCCTCGCCGAGCGTGGGGCGGAGCGGTACGACCTGCATGCGCGCCACCTCAATCACCAGCTGCCGCGCATGCTGCACACCATCGGCTTCGACAAGGTCTACGAGCGGGCCGAGGGCGCGTACTTCTGGGACGCGGACGGCAACGACTACCTCGACATGCTCGCCGGGTTCGGTGTCATGGGGATCGGCCGGCACCACCCGGTCGTCCGGCAGGCCCTGCATGACGTCCTCGACGCCCAGCTCGCCGACCTCACCCGCTTCGACTGCCAGCCGCTGCCCGGACTGCTCGCCGAGAAACTCCTCGCCCACAGCCCGCACCTGGAGCGCGTCTTCTTCGGCAGCAGCGGTACGGAAGCCGTCGAGACGGCACTGAAATTCGCCCGCTACGCCACCGGCAGGCCCCGGATCCTCTACTGCGACCACGCCTTCCACGGGCTGACCACCGGCTCCCTCTCGGTCAACGGGGAGCGAGGGTTCCGCGACGGCTTCGCCCCGCTGCTGCCGGACACCGCGATCGCACTCGGGGACCTGGACGCGCTGCGCCGCGAGCTGAAGCGGGGCGATGTGGCGGCCCTGGTCATCGAGCCGATCCAGGGCAAGGGCGTGCACGCCGCACCGCCCGGCTTCCTGCGGCAGGCCCAGGAACTGCTGCACCGGCACAAGGCGCTCCTGATCGCCGACGAGGTGCAGACCGGCCTCGGCCGGACCGGCGACTTCTACGCCTACCAGCACGAGGACGGCGTGGAGCCCGACCTCGTGTGCGTGGCCAAGGCGCTCTCCGGCGGCTATGTGCCCGTCGGCGGGACGCTCGGCAAGGACTGGATCTTCCGCAAGGTCTACTCCTCGATGGACCGGGTCCTCGTCCACTCCGCGAGCTTCGGCTCCAACGCCCAGGCGATGGCCGCGGGCCTCGCCGTCCTCACGGTCATGGAGGACGAGGAGACCGTCGCGAACGCCCGGCGCACCGGCGACCTGCTGCGCGAACGCCTCGCGGCACTGGTGGACCGCTATGAGCTGCTGCACGAGGTGCGTGGGCGCGGGCTGATGATCGGCATCGAGTTCGGCCGCCCCGCCTCGCTGAAGCTCCGCAGCCGCTGGACCATGCTCCAGGCGGCCCGCAGGGGACTCTTCGCCCAGATGGTCGTGGTGCCGCTGCTCCAGAAGCACCGCATCCTCACCCAGGTCTCCGGCGACCACCTGGAAGTGATCAAGCTGATCCCGCCCCTGATCATCGGGGACGCGGAGGTGGACCGTTTTGTAGCCGCGTTCACGGCCGTGATGGACGAGGCGCACAGCGGCGGCGGGCTGATGTGGGACTTCGGCCGGACCCTGGTCAAGCAGGCCGTGGCCAACCGCTGA
- a CDS encoding helix-turn-helix domain-containing protein, with amino-acid sequence MNPPDEEAPDELPGVAPRLRELRRGRGLTLETAARRAGLSPAHLSRLETGRRQPSLPMLLGLARIYGTTVSELLGEQPPERDAIIRGGGFEGAEADGWMYRQAGGSGRAMQALRVRVPYGAQGDLVRVHPGEEWLYVLGGRLRVGLGDTVHDLDPGDSAHFDSLTPHRIAALDHGGAELLFVHSLLQSPAAELCLGNALHVR; translated from the coding sequence ATGAACCCTCCGGACGAAGAGGCGCCGGACGAGCTCCCCGGCGTCGCACCCCGACTGCGCGAGCTGCGCCGCGGCCGCGGCCTCACTCTGGAGACCGCCGCCCGGCGGGCCGGACTCTCCCCGGCCCACCTCTCCCGCCTGGAGACCGGCCGCAGGCAGCCGTCGCTGCCGATGCTCCTGGGGCTGGCGCGTATCTACGGTACGACGGTCTCCGAGCTGCTCGGTGAGCAGCCGCCCGAACGCGACGCGATCATCCGAGGCGGTGGCTTCGAGGGCGCGGAGGCGGACGGCTGGATGTACCGGCAGGCCGGCGGTTCCGGCCGCGCGATGCAGGCTCTGCGCGTCCGGGTGCCCTACGGGGCCCAGGGCGACCTGGTCCGGGTGCACCCCGGCGAGGAGTGGCTGTACGTGCTCGGCGGGCGGCTGCGGGTCGGGCTCGGCGACACCGTGCACGACCTCGACCCCGGCGACAGCGCCCACTTCGACTCGCTCACCCCGCACCGGATCGCGGCTCTGGACCACGGCGGCGCGGAACTGCTCTTCGTCCACTCCCTGCTCCAGAGCCCCGCGGCCGAGCTCTGCCTCGGCAACGCCCTCCACGTGCGCTGA
- a CDS encoding DUF6126 family protein produces MSDSEHYDPLSPRHPKKGDSQERRMPRGLVIRLFAYLVVGHVIAAFLYVLFVVAGAE; encoded by the coding sequence ATGTCCGATTCCGAGCATTACGACCCGCTGAGCCCGAGGCACCCGAAGAAGGGTGACTCGCAGGAGCGCCGGATGCCGCGCGGCCTCGTGATCCGGCTCTTCGCCTACCTCGTGGTCGGCCATGTGATCGCGGCCTTCCTCTACGTGCTCTTCGTGGTGGCGGGCGCGGAGTAG
- a CDS encoding tyrosine-protein phosphatase encodes MTQQVPQVPPAETALTGVRNFRDVGGLPTTDGRHTAFGRLYRSGHLAHATAEDAAFLGGLGLHTVFDFRNSADHRLDGYDIELTGVRNVSIPLSDPADGAEFWRLVRDGNIEQLRSILADGQGTERMIRMYRSTIKDRTAEHSRVLHALAEDSVPALMHCAAGKDRAGLSIAVSLLAVGVEREAIETDYLKSNDPHRRYKVQRADMSETGMSPEVMELLNPLFGAQREYLAAAFATIEEIWGTTDRYLTEGLKVSPQTRERLRERLLDQG; translated from the coding sequence GTGACGCAGCAGGTGCCGCAGGTCCCGCCGGCAGAGACCGCCCTGACCGGAGTCCGCAACTTCCGCGATGTGGGCGGGCTCCCCACCACGGACGGGAGGCACACCGCCTTCGGCCGGCTCTACCGCAGCGGCCACCTGGCGCACGCCACCGCCGAGGACGCGGCCTTCCTCGGCGGGCTCGGGCTGCACACGGTCTTCGACTTCCGCAATTCCGCCGACCACCGGCTCGACGGGTACGACATCGAGCTGACCGGTGTCCGCAATGTCAGCATTCCTCTCTCGGACCCGGCCGACGGCGCCGAGTTCTGGCGCCTGGTCCGCGACGGGAACATCGAGCAGCTGCGCTCGATCCTCGCGGACGGCCAGGGCACCGAGCGCATGATCCGGATGTACCGGTCGACGATCAAGGACCGCACCGCCGAGCACAGCCGGGTCCTGCACGCACTGGCCGAGGACAGCGTCCCGGCGCTGATGCACTGTGCCGCGGGCAAGGACCGGGCCGGGCTCTCGATAGCGGTCTCTCTGCTGGCGGTCGGCGTCGAGCGCGAGGCGATCGAGACGGACTACCTCAAGTCCAACGATCCCCACCGCCGGTACAAGGTGCAGCGCGCCGACATGTCCGAGACCGGGATGTCCCCCGAGGTCATGGAGCTCCTCAACCCGCTCTTCGGGGCGCAGCGCGAATACCTGGCGGCGGCCTTCGCGACGATCGAGGAGATCTGGGGAACGACGGACCGCTACCTGACGGAGGGGCTGAAGGTCTCCCCCCAGACCCGGGAGCGCCTGCGCGAGCGGCTGCTCGACCAGGGCTGA
- a CDS encoding M23 family metallopeptidase — protein MPAKGKHRRPKSGPISRGVLAAGTGGAALALPLIGATGAGAAQQAAPAVKPAAASVAAAHTVPQTAPVESKAAPKTYSVVRGDYLSKIAAEHQLKGGWQKLYKDNRSTVGENPSLILPGMKLTLGTKASAPAAPSTAGKSAPAPQAAPKKAEQAAPKAAPKEDPKPDTISADDSEGSGSSAQTGSSEATGSGWTTPLANANVTTQYRASGSSWSSGYHTGSDFQAPSGTPIRAIGPGTVVSAGWSGSYGNEVVIKHEDGMYSQYAHQSSLSVSVGQTVTGGQQIGLSGSTGNSTGPHLHFEVRTGPGYGSDVDPIAYLRQHGVSL, from the coding sequence ATGCCCGCAAAGGGTAAGCACCGCCGTCCGAAGTCCGGCCCGATCTCCCGCGGCGTGCTCGCAGCGGGAACCGGCGGCGCCGCACTCGCCCTCCCGCTCATCGGCGCCACCGGAGCCGGCGCCGCGCAGCAGGCCGCTCCCGCCGTCAAGCCCGCCGCCGCGTCGGTCGCCGCCGCGCACACCGTGCCGCAGACCGCCCCCGTCGAGTCGAAGGCCGCCCCGAAGACCTACTCCGTGGTCCGGGGTGACTACCTGTCGAAGATCGCCGCCGAGCACCAGCTCAAGGGCGGCTGGCAGAAGCTGTACAAGGACAACCGCTCCACCGTCGGCGAGAACCCCAGCCTGATCCTCCCCGGCATGAAGCTGACCCTCGGCACCAAGGCGTCCGCCCCGGCCGCTCCTTCGACGGCCGGGAAGTCCGCACCGGCTCCGCAGGCCGCCCCGAAGAAGGCCGAGCAGGCCGCCCCCAAGGCCGCCCCCAAGGAGGACCCGAAGCCGGACACGATCTCCGCCGACGACTCCGAGGGCTCCGGAAGCTCCGCGCAGACCGGCTCCTCCGAGGCGACCGGCTCCGGCTGGACGACCCCGCTGGCCAACGCCAACGTCACCACCCAGTACCGCGCTTCCGGCTCCAGCTGGTCCAGCGGCTACCACACCGGCTCGGACTTCCAGGCCCCCTCCGGCACCCCGATCCGCGCCATCGGCCCGGGCACCGTGGTCTCGGCCGGCTGGAGCGGTTCGTACGGCAACGAGGTCGTCATCAAGCACGAGGACGGCATGTACTCCCAGTACGCCCACCAGTCCTCGCTGAGCGTCTCCGTCGGCCAGACCGTCACCGGCGGCCAGCAGATCGGGCTCTCCGGCTCCACCGGCAACTCCACCGGCCCGCACCTCCACTTCGAGGTCCGCACCGGTCCGGGCTACGGCTCCGACGTCGACCCGATCGCCTACCTGCGACAGCACGGCGTCTCCCTCTGA
- a CDS encoding SGNH/GDSL hydrolase family protein, with the protein MADDSRNNQQHIIGSYAAIGDSFTEGVGDPGPDGTFVGWADRFAVLLADRLPAPDVATSPEDSPHGDFRYANLAVRGRLLDQIVEEQIPRAKELAPDLVSFCAGGNDIIRPGADPDDLAERFERAVADLSNAVGTVMVTTGFDTRGVPVLRHMRGKIATYNVHLRAIADRYHCPVLDLWSLRSVQDRRAWDNDRLHLSPEGHTRVALRAAQVLGHDVPADPDQPWPPQAQRSTFDEGRDNIQWAREYLVPWIGRRLRGESSGDHVEAKRPDLLPL; encoded by the coding sequence GTGGCAGACGATTCGAGAAACAACCAGCAGCACATCATCGGGTCGTACGCGGCGATTGGCGACAGCTTCACCGAGGGCGTCGGGGACCCCGGCCCCGACGGGACCTTCGTCGGCTGGGCGGACCGGTTCGCGGTGCTCCTCGCCGACCGGCTCCCGGCCCCCGACGTGGCGACCAGCCCGGAGGACTCCCCGCACGGGGACTTCCGCTACGCCAATCTCGCCGTACGCGGACGTCTCCTCGACCAGATCGTCGAGGAGCAGATCCCCCGCGCCAAGGAACTGGCCCCCGACCTGGTCAGCTTCTGCGCGGGCGGCAACGACATCATCCGGCCCGGCGCCGACCCCGACGACCTCGCCGAGCGCTTCGAGCGGGCGGTCGCCGATCTGAGCAACGCCGTCGGTACGGTCATGGTCACCACCGGCTTCGACACCCGGGGCGTTCCGGTGCTGCGCCACATGCGCGGCAAGATTGCCACGTACAACGTCCATCTGCGGGCCATCGCCGACCGCTACCACTGCCCGGTGCTGGACCTGTGGTCGCTCCGCTCCGTCCAGGACCGACGAGCCTGGGACAACGACCGGCTCCACCTGTCGCCCGAGGGCCACACCCGCGTCGCGCTGCGCGCCGCCCAGGTCCTCGGCCACGACGTGCCGGCCGACCCCGACCAGCCCTGGCCGCCACAGGCCCAGCGCAGCACCTTCGACGAGGGACGCGACAACATCCAGTGGGCGCGGGAGTACCTCGTGCCGTGGATCGGGCGGCGGCTGCGCGGCGAGTCCTCCGGCGACCACGTCGAGGCGAAGCGTCCCGACCTCCTGCCGCTGTAG
- a CDS encoding STM4011 family radical SAM protein, whose translation MDLTLLYRGPLASCDYDCPYCPFAKRRDSRARLTADREALERFTGWAAEQTGDRLSVLFTPWGEGLVRSWYRRALTELSHLPHIGRVAIQTNLSCRTGWLADADPERVALWCTYHPGQTPYERFLGRCRELSGLGIRYSVGVVGFDEHLDEARRLRAALPEEVYLWVNAAEGRTYTDEEAERWTELDPLFPYSRHPHRSSGLPCRTGESVVSVDGDGTVRRCHFVKAELGNLYDGSYRRALGPRPCPLAVCDCHIGYVHLETLPLYDVFAGGVLERIPAGRGVGMPSDGLVVPSPSRGVLPLLEP comes from the coding sequence ATGGACCTGACTCTTCTCTACCGCGGCCCGCTCGCCTCGTGCGACTACGACTGTCCCTACTGCCCGTTCGCCAAGCGGCGGGACAGCCGTGCGCGGCTGACGGCGGACCGGGAGGCGCTGGAGCGGTTCACCGGCTGGGCGGCGGAGCAGACCGGGGACCGGCTGTCCGTGCTGTTCACTCCGTGGGGCGAGGGGCTGGTCCGTTCCTGGTACCGCAGGGCGCTGACCGAGCTGTCCCATCTGCCGCACATCGGGCGGGTGGCGATCCAGACGAATCTGAGCTGCCGCACCGGCTGGCTGGCGGACGCCGATCCGGAGCGGGTCGCGCTGTGGTGCACGTACCACCCGGGGCAGACTCCGTACGAGCGCTTCCTCGGCCGGTGCCGGGAGCTGTCCGGGCTCGGCATCCGTTACAGCGTGGGCGTGGTGGGTTTCGACGAACACCTCGACGAGGCTCGGCGGCTGCGGGCGGCGCTGCCCGAGGAGGTCTACCTGTGGGTGAACGCGGCCGAGGGGCGTACGTACACCGACGAGGAGGCGGAGCGGTGGACGGAGCTGGACCCCCTCTTCCCGTACAGCAGGCACCCGCACCGCTCGTCCGGGCTGCCCTGCCGGACGGGTGAGTCGGTGGTCTCGGTGGACGGCGACGGGACCGTGCGGCGCTGTCACTTCGTCAAGGCGGAGCTGGGCAATCTCTACGACGGCAGCTACCGCCGGGCGCTCGGCCCGCGGCCCTGTCCGCTCGCCGTGTGCGACTGCCACATCGGCTATGTGCACCTGGAGACGCTGCCGCTGTACGACGTGTTCGCGGGCGGTGTCCTGGAGCGGATACCGGCGGGGCGCGGGGTGGGCATGCCTTCGGACGGGCTCGTGGTGCCGAGCCCGTCCCGGGGGGTGCTCCCCCTGCTGGAGCCGTGA